The Novosphingobium aromaticivorans DSM 12444 genome segment CGCAGGCGATGCCTGCCAACACGTGGCGTGGCCACGGGCACCTGCTGTACGGCAACTGGATCAACGAGACGTATCAGACGACGCCATACGATCTCGCAGACATTGGAAGGTAACCGAACGGGGGGAACATAAGGGGCCGGGCCGGAGCGACACCTCCGACAAGGACTCTCTTCCCTTGCCTTTCCGCGCCGCTTCGCCTAACGGCCCCACCTTCAACCGACACGGATTCGATGATCGGCCTGGCCACAAGGGCTGCCAAGGCAGATCGGACGCGTCGAAACACAGGAGACGAAAATGCCCAAGCTCAAGACCAAGAGCGGCGTGAAGAAGCGCTTCAAGCTCACGGCTTCCGGCAAGGTGAAGCACGGCGTTGCCGGCAAGCGCCACCGCCTGATCAGCCATAACGCCAAGTACATCCGCCAGAACCGCGGCACTGAAGTGATCTCCGACGCCGATGCGAAGGTGATCAAGAAGTGGGCGCCCTACGGGCTGAACTGAGGAGCGCTGACTTATGAGCCGTATCAAGCGTGGTGTTACCACCCGTGCAAAGCACAAGCGGATTCTGGATCAGGCGAAGGGCTACCGTGGCCGTCGCAAGAACACCATCCGCGTCGCCCGCCAGGCCGTCGAAAAGGCCGGCCAGTATGCCTATCGTGACCGCAAGGTTAAGAAGCGCAGCTTCCGCGCCCTGTGGATTCAGCGCATCAACGCCGCTGTCCGCGCCGAAGGCCTTACCTACTCGCAGTTCATCCATGGCGCCAAGCTCGCCGGTATCGAACTCGACCGCAAGGCGATGGCTGACCTGGCGATGAACGAGGGTGCGATCTTCAATGCGGTGATCGCGCAGGCCAAGGCAGCTCTTCCGGCTGCCTGAACCGGCTGCCGCATCGCCGGCACGAAATAAGAGGGCGGGTTCTTTCGAGAACCCGCCCTTTTCGGTTGCGTCGCGTGCAAGCGGGGAGCAGTATAAATCCCAAGCAGGCATGATTTATAAGAAGCGGGGCGCACATTGATCGAGGACTGTTCAGTCCGGGTCCGTTTTCATCAGCCGCCGCCGCGGCTCGCCCGCTATTTCACTACGTTCTATCTTACCGAGCTCGATGTCCCGGGTGGTGGTCGCGTTACCGACCATCTTCATCCAGAATGGGCAAACCTGCGCTTCTGCCAGGGCGACCTTCCCGAATCAGAGCTGCCCGGCGCTCCGCCAATGAGCGGCGTTTCGACAATCGCGACCGGCCCCACCAGCACGACCTTGCGCTTTACCGTCGGCACGACCCGGATTTGGGGCGTCGGCCTCCTGCCGCTCGGCTGGGCGCGCTTCGTCCAGGCTGACGCCCACCTTCATGCCGACCGCGTGTACGATGTGGAGGCGGAACCTTTCCTGTCGTCTTTCCGTAAGCTTGGGCGAGGCGTCTTTGCAGGCAATCCCGACGAAGCAGGGGAATTGGATCGCATCACCGCGTTTTTCGAGCGCGCGCTCGATAATCTCCTCGACGACGACCCGCGCATCCTCGCCTGCCACGCGGCGCTGGTGGATGCGGAAGTATCGACCGTGAGTGAAATGGCCGAGGCCGCGCGCTTGCCAGCGCACACGCTGGAGCGGATCTGCCGCCGCAACTTCGGCTTCACGCCGCGCCTGTTGCTGCGCCGCCAGCGCTTCATGCGCAGCCTCGTCCAGTACATGATGGACCCGTCGCTGCGCTGGATCGGCGCGATCGACAGCCATTACCATGACCAGGCCCAATTCGTGCGCGACTTCCATCGCTTCATGGGTATGAGCCCGCGCGAATATGCCGGCCAGCCCAAGCCGGTGTTGCAGGAAGTCATGCGCGCGCGGCAGGCGTTCGTCGGCGCGGCGGTCCAGGCGCTCCATGCGCCGGGGCGCGGATAAGTCCACACTTTGATTCTCTCGCGTTTGCGGCTAGCGGCTGCGCGCATGGAACAGCTCGATCAACAGCAGGCCGAAACGCTTTCGGCCATCGCGCAAGCGGCCACGCCCGAAGCAGTGGAGGCGATCCGCGTCTCGGCGCTCGGCAAGCAGGGGTGGGTCAGCGCCCTGCTCAAGTCGCTGGGCGGAATGACCCCGGAACAGCGCCAGAGCGAAGGCCCGAAAATCCACGCCGCGCGTGAGGCCGTGACAACAGCCTTGGCCGAACGCAAGTCTGCGCTCGAAGGGGCAGCGCTCGAAGCGCGCCTCGCTGCCGAAACGGTGGACCTCTCGCTCCCCGCGCCCGACCTGGCGAAAGGGTCGGTCCACCCCGTGTCGCAGGTCATGGACGAGCTGGCCGAGATCTTCGCGGACATGGGCTTCGCCGTGGCCAGCGGGCCGGAGATCGAGGACGACTGGCACAACTTCACCGCGCTCAACATGCCGGAAACCCACCCGGCGCGGGCGATGCACGATACCTTCTACTTCCCCGACAAGGACGCGGAAGGCCGCTCGATGCTGTTGCGCACGCACACCTCGCCGGTGCAGATCCGCTCGATGCTGAAAGCGGGCGCGCCCTTGCGCATCATTGCGCCCGGCCGTGTCTACCGCTCGGATTCCGACGCGACGCACACGCCGATGTTCCACCAGATCGAAGGTCTCGTCATCGACAAGGGCATTCACCTCGGTCACCTCAAGTGGACGCTGGAGACCTTCCTCAAGGCCTTCTTCGAACGTGACGACATCGTCCTGCGCCTGCGACCCAGCTACTTCCCCTTCACCGAACCATCGGTCGAAGTCGACGTCGGCTACACACTGGTGAACGGAAAGCGAGTCGTCGGCGGCAGTGGCGATGCGGACAACGGCGGCTGGATGGAAGTTCTGGGCTCCGGCATGGTCAACCGCAAGGTCATCGAATTCGGCGGCCTCGATCCCGATGAATGGCAGGGCTTCGCTTTCGGCACCGGTGTCGATCGCCTTGCCATGCTCAAGTACGGCATGGACGACCTTCGCGCCTTCTTCGATGGCGATGCGCGGTGGCTCGGCCACTACGGTTTCGGCGCACTCGACGTGCCGACCCTTTCCGGCGGTGTTGGAGTACGCTCGTGAAGTTCTCGTTCTCGTGGTTGAAGTCGGTCCTCGATACCAAGGCCGATGCGAAGCTGATCGCGGAAAAGCTGACCTCGCTGGGTCTGGAGATCGAAAGCGTCGAAGACGCTTCGGCCGCGCTCAAGAGCTTCCGTGTCGCCCGCGTGTTGACGGCGGAAAAACACCCGCAGGCCGACAAGCTGCAGGTTCTTTCCGTTGATCTGGGGGATGGCAATCCCCTCCAGGTGGTGTGCGGCGCGCCAAATGCGCGGGCTGGCTTAGTCGGCGTGCTGGGCCTGCCCGGGGCGGTGGTGCCCGCCAACGGCATGGAACTGCGCAAGTCCGCGATCCGCGGCGTCGAATCCAACGGCATGATGTGCTCGACGCGCGAGCTGGGCCTTGGCGAAGAGCATGATGGCATCATCGAACTGCCCGGCGACGCTCCGCTTGGCACGACCTTCGCTGACTATCTCGGGTCGGACCCGGTGTTCGACGTGGCGATCACGCCCAACCGCCCGGACTGCATGGGCGTGTACGGCATCGCCCGCGATCTTGCTGCAGCTGGCCTCGGCGTGCTCAAGCCCATCGCCGCCCAGTCTGTCGCGGGCAGCTTCCCGTGCCCGGTCGAAGTGCGCACCGACGATCCCGAAGGCTGCCCCGCGTTCTACGGCCGGGTCATTCGCGGCGTCCGCAACGGTCCGAGCCCGAAGTGGCTCCAGGACTACCTGAAGAGCGCCGGACAGCGTCCGATCTCGGCATTGGTCGACATCACCAACTACGTCATGCTCGGCTATGGCCGCCCGGCCCACGCCTATGACGTGGCGAAGCTTTCGGGTGCGGTGGTTGCCCGCAAGGCGCGCGAAGGCGAAACCTGCCTTGCCCTCAACGGCAAGGAATACGGGCTTCAGCCGTGGATGACGGTCATCGCCGACGATGCCGGCGTGCACGACATCGCCGGGATCATGGGCGGCGAGCATTCGGGCTGTTCAGATGAGACGACTGACGTCCTGCTCGAAGTTGCCTATTTCACCCCCGCCAATATCGCCCGCACCGGACAGGCGCTCGCGCTCACGTCCGACGCGCGCGGGCGGTTCGAGCGCGGTGTCGACCCGGCGTTTCTGGACACGGGCCTCGATCTGCTCACCAGCCTGATTCTCGAGATCTGCGGTGGCGAGGCCAGCGAGGTCGTCCGCGCGGGCGAACCGCCGCTGGCACGCAAGGCCTTGGCCTACGATCCCGATCTTGCCGGCAATCTCGGCGGCATCGATGTCGCCGCTGCCGAACAGAAGCGGATTCTCGGCGCGCTCGGCTTCGACGTGGCCGATGACTGGACCGTCGCGGTCCCGACGTGGCGTCCCGACGTCGCCGGCCCGCCTGACATCGTCGAGGAAGTGATCCGCGTCCATGGGCTCGATGCTGTGCCCTCGACCCCGCTACCCCGGGCCGATGGCGTGGCCAAGCCGACGGCGACGCCGGCGCAGATGCTCGAACGCCGCGTCCGCCGTGCGGCTGCCTCGCGCGGGCTGCACGAAGCCGTCACCTGGTCCTTCCTGCCTGAGGCCGAAGCCGCGCGGTTCGCCGACGGCGAAGCGTTGTGGTCTCTGGCAAACCCGATCTCCGAAGACCTCAAGGTCATGCGGCCTTCGCTCCTGCCCGGCCTGTTGTCGGCCGCCCAGCGCAACCTTCACCGCGGCGCGACCTCGATCCGCCTGTTCGAGATCGGCCGTCGCTACCTGCGCGGTGCGGGTGGGGCGAGTGACGAGAAGTTGAGCCTTGCCGTCGTCCTCGCTGGCGATCGCATCGCCCGGGGTTGGGCCTCGGGCAAGGCGCAGCCCTTCGACGCCTTCGACGCCAAGGCAGAAGCGCTGGCTTTGCTCGCCGAAGCGGGCGCGC includes the following:
- the rpmI gene encoding 50S ribosomal protein L35, with product MPKLKTKSGVKKRFKLTASGKVKHGVAGKRHRLISHNAKYIRQNRGTEVISDADAKVIKKWAPYGLN
- the pheS gene encoding phenylalanine--tRNA ligase subunit alpha, producing MEQLDQQQAETLSAIAQAATPEAVEAIRVSALGKQGWVSALLKSLGGMTPEQRQSEGPKIHAAREAVTTALAERKSALEGAALEARLAAETVDLSLPAPDLAKGSVHPVSQVMDELAEIFADMGFAVASGPEIEDDWHNFTALNMPETHPARAMHDTFYFPDKDAEGRSMLLRTHTSPVQIRSMLKAGAPLRIIAPGRVYRSDSDATHTPMFHQIEGLVIDKGIHLGHLKWTLETFLKAFFERDDIVLRLRPSYFPFTEPSVEVDVGYTLVNGKRVVGGSGDADNGGWMEVLGSGMVNRKVIEFGGLDPDEWQGFAFGTGVDRLAMLKYGMDDLRAFFDGDARWLGHYGFGALDVPTLSGGVGVRS
- a CDS encoding helix-turn-helix domain-containing protein; translation: MSGVSTIATGPTSTTLRFTVGTTRIWGVGLLPLGWARFVQADAHLHADRVYDVEAEPFLSSFRKLGRGVFAGNPDEAGELDRITAFFERALDNLLDDDPRILACHAALVDAEVSTVSEMAEAARLPAHTLERICRRNFGFTPRLLLRRQRFMRSLVQYMMDPSLRWIGAIDSHYHDQAQFVRDFHRFMGMSPREYAGQPKPVLQEVMRARQAFVGAAVQALHAPGRG
- the pheT gene encoding phenylalanine--tRNA ligase subunit beta encodes the protein MKFSFSWLKSVLDTKADAKLIAEKLTSLGLEIESVEDASAALKSFRVARVLTAEKHPQADKLQVLSVDLGDGNPLQVVCGAPNARAGLVGVLGLPGAVVPANGMELRKSAIRGVESNGMMCSTRELGLGEEHDGIIELPGDAPLGTTFADYLGSDPVFDVAITPNRPDCMGVYGIARDLAAAGLGVLKPIAAQSVAGSFPCPVEVRTDDPEGCPAFYGRVIRGVRNGPSPKWLQDYLKSAGQRPISALVDITNYVMLGYGRPAHAYDVAKLSGAVVARKAREGETCLALNGKEYGLQPWMTVIADDAGVHDIAGIMGGEHSGCSDETTDVLLEVAYFTPANIARTGQALALTSDARGRFERGVDPAFLDTGLDLLTSLILEICGGEASEVVRAGEPPLARKALAYDPDLAGNLGGIDVAAAEQKRILGALGFDVADDWTVAVPTWRPDVAGPPDIVEEVIRVHGLDAVPSTPLPRADGVAKPTATPAQMLERRVRRAAASRGLHEAVTWSFLPEAEAARFADGEALWSLANPISEDLKVMRPSLLPGLLSAAQRNLHRGATSIRLFEIGRRYLRGAGGASDEKLSLAVVLAGDRIARGWASGKAQPFDAFDAKAEALALLAEAGAPVDNLQVMGEAGPQFHPGQSATLRLGPKQVLARFGMLHPATARAFDLDGPVAVVELFLDRIPAKKGAGQFARPHYAPPALQAVTRDFAFLVDASVPAGDLLRAVKGADKQAIVAARVFDDFRGQGVAEGQKSLAIEVTLQPVDKSFDEAALKAIADKVVAAAGKLGAELRR
- the rplT gene encoding 50S ribosomal protein L20, giving the protein MSRIKRGVTTRAKHKRILDQAKGYRGRRKNTIRVARQAVEKAGQYAYRDRKVKKRSFRALWIQRINAAVRAEGLTYSQFIHGAKLAGIELDRKAMADLAMNEGAIFNAVIAQAKAALPAA